A stretch of Cucumis sativus cultivar 9930 chromosome 2, Cucumber_9930_V3, whole genome shotgun sequence DNA encodes these proteins:
- the LOC101211941 gene encoding NAC domain-containing protein 21/22, with translation MENNNNNNNISMVEAKLPPGFRFHPRDEELVCDYLMKKIGSNSSSSSSLLIEVDLNKCEPWDIPREACVGGKEWYFFSQRDRKYATGLRTNRATASGYWKATGKDRPVFHKANQLVGMRKTLVFYQGRAPKGRKTEWVMHEFRLEGPFSPITDPSPKEDWVLCRLFCKQKEVTPQPSTGSSSCYNDTIGSSSSLPALMDSYISFDQNPNSHLNEYEQVPCFSIFSHNQTIPTLTNLIQMEANTGNNIKNLSTMFGGGMPNSTTCSSNIDPFTCDSKVLKVVLNNITKMETNGSSFIGQTSMGEGSSDSYLSEVGVGDDIASLWNR, from the exons atggaaaataataataataacaataatataagcATGGTTGAGGCAAAACTCCCACCTGGATTTAGGTTTCATCCAAGAGATGAAGAATTGGTTTGTGATTATTTGATGAAGAAAATTGGgtctaattcttcttcttcttcttctctattgATTGAAGTTGACCTCAACAAGTGTGAGCCTTGGGATATTCCAA GAGAGGCATGCGTCGGTGGAAAAGAGTGGTACTTCTTCAGCCAGAGGGACCGTAAGTACGCGACTGGGCTTAGAACAAACCGCGCCACAGCCTCTGGGTATTGGAAGGCCACTGGCAAGGACAGGCCTGTTTTTCATAAGGCTAATCAACTCGTTGGGATGAGGAAGACCCTTGTTTTCTACCAAGGTAGGGCTCCTAAAGGCCGAAAAACTGAGTGGGTTATGCATGAATTTCGTCTTGAGGGTCCATTTTCTCCTATTACAGACCCATCTCCAAAG GAGGACTGGGTTCTGTGCAGATTGTTCTGTAAACAAAAGGAAGTTACCCCTCAGCCGAGCACAGGAAGCAGCAGCTGCTACAACGACACCATTGGGTCGTCGTCGTCTCTCCCAGCTTTAATGGATTCATACATCAGTTTTGACCAAAATCCAAATAGTCATTTAAACGAGTATGAGCAAGTGCCCTgcttctccattttctctcaTAATCAAACCATCCCAACTCTCACAAACCTCATACAAATGGAGGCAAACACAGGCAATAACATCAAGAACCTTAGCACCATGTTTGGAGGAGGAATGCCAAATTCAACCACTTGTTCTTCAAATATTGACCCTTTTACGTGTGACTCTAAAGTACTTAAAGTTGTTCTAAACAATATTACTAAGATGGAAACAAATGGAAGTTCCTTCATCGGGCAAACTAGCATGGGAGAAGGCAGCTCTGATAGCTACTTATCCGAGGTCGGAGTCGGAGACGACATTGCCAGCTTATGGAACAGATAA